AAGCCGCCGGGCGCGCGGCATCGCCCACGTCCCCGAGGACCGCCAGCGCGAAGGCCTGATCATGGACTATTTCGCTTGGGAAAACATGGTGTTCGGCTATCATCACGACCCAAAATACCAGCGCAACCGCCTGTTGATGGATAACGCCGCGATCAAGAAAGACACCGCCGACAAGATGGAACGGTTTGACGTGCGCCCGCCCGATCCCTTTTTGCAGGCCAAAAGCTTTTCCGGCGGCAACCAGCAAAAAATCGTCCTGGCCCGCGAGATGGAGCGCGACCCCGATCTGCTGTTGATCGGCCAGCCCACCCGCGGTGTCGATATCGGGGCGATTGAATTCATCCACCAGCAGATCATCGCCCTGCGCGACCAAGGCAAGGCGATCTTGCTGGTGTCAGTCGAACTTGAAGAAATCCTGTCCTTGTCGGACCGGATCGCGGTCATTTTTGACGGCAAGATGATGGGCGAACGCCTGCCCGCTGACACGGACGAAAACGAGCTTGGCCTGATGATGGCCGGTATGACCAAAGGGGAGGCCGCCTGATGGAACGGATGCCAAAATGGGCCGATGTTATTCTTGTGCCGCTTGTCTCGTTGATCCTTGCCGCAATTATTTCGGCCTTTGTGATCCTTGCGATCGGAGAAAATCCCTGGGCCGCGTTGAAACTGATGGTCAGTGGCGCGCTTGGGTCCAGTTATGGCTGGGGCTACACGCTTTATTACGCGACGAATTTCATCTTTACGGGGCTTGCCGTCGCCATCGCCTTTCACGCGCGCATGTTCAACATCGGCGGTGAGGGGCAGGCGATTCTGGGCGGTCTTGGCGTCGCGATTGTCTGCCTTTATATCCCCTGGCCGCACTGGACGCTTGCGATCCTGGGGGCCACGGCGGGTGCTGCGCTGCTTGGCGCCGCATGGGCCGTGATCCCGGCGTTTCTGCAGGCCAAACGCGGCAGCCACATCGTGATCACCACGATCATGTTCAACTTTATGGCCGCCGCTTTGCTGAACTACCTGCTGGTCAACCAGCTCAAGGCACCGGGGATGGAACCGGCCACGTCGAAATTCCCCGAAGCGACGAACCTGCCGTCCTTTCAGGATATGTTCAGCTTTGGCGAAACCACGCTGTTTCGCGGCACACCCGCCAATGTAGCGTTTTTTGTTGCGGTTCTGGCTTGTGTCGCCATCTGGGTGCTGATCTGGAAGACGCGGCTTGGCTATGAAATCCGCGCCTTTGGCCACTCGGAATCGGCTGCGAAATACGCCGGTATCAGCCCGACGAAAATCATCATGGTCTCGATGATCATTTCCGGCGGGCTGGCCGGGATGATGGCCGTCAACAACGTCATGGGCGAGGCGGAGCGCCTTGTTCTGAACGCCGTCGAGGGCGCGGGTTTCATCGGTATCGCCGTAGCCTTGATGGGGCGCAGCCACCCGTTTGGTGTGTTCCTTGCCGCGATTCTGTTCGGGTTCCTTTATCAGGGCGGTGCCGAACTTGCCCTGTGGACAAGTATCCCGCGCGAAATGATCGTCGTCATTCAGGCGCTCGTGATCATGTTTACGGGCGCGCTCGACCAGATGGTGCGGGCGCCGCTTGAAAAGGTGTTCATCGCCTTCAACAAGCCACAGCCCGAGCCACAAGCGAAGCCGCAAGCAAAGATGGGGGATAACACGTGGATCTTTTGTTCAATATCCAGGTCTGGGATTCGACCATCCGCCTTGCCACGCCGCTGCTGCTGGCCTGCCTTGCGGGCTTGTTTTCCGAACGGTCCGGCATTTTTGACATCGGCCTTGAGGGCAAGATGCTGGCGGCCGCTTTTTTGTCTGCCGCCGTGGCCTATACCAGTGGCAACGCCTGGATCGGTCTGCTTGCGGGAATCGGCGCATCTATGGCACTGGCTGCACTGCATGGCATGGCCTCGATCACCTTTCGCGGCAACCAGCTTATTTCCGGTGTTGCCATCAACTTTCTGGCGGCTGGCCTGACAGTGGTCGTCGCGCAAAGCTGGTTTTCCCAAGGGGGGCGCACCCCCCAGCTTGCCGGTGGCGCGCGGTTTGAACCGATCGAATTGCCCTTTGCCGCAGCCCTGGCAGACGTGCCAATGGTTGGCCCTGTCTACGCCGACCTGATTTCAGGCCAGACGATCCTTGTTTATATTGCCCTGCTTTGCGTCCCTGCCACGTGGTGGTTGCTTTATCGCACCCGTTTCGGGCTGCGTCTGCGCGCCGTGGGCGAAAACCCCGCCGCGGTCGATACTGCAGGCGTTTCAGTTGTCGGGCTGCGATATGCCGCCGTGATGATTTGTGGTGTCCTGTGCGGTATTGCCGGTGCATACCTTGCCACGGCCTTGCAGGCCGGTTTCACCAAGGACATGACCGCAGGACGCGGTTATATCGCGCTGGCCGCGCTGATCTTTGCCAAATGGCGGCCCTGGTATGCACTGTCTGCGACAATCCTGTTTGGCTATTTGCAGGCAATTGCCCTGCGCCCCGATCTGATCGAGAAAACCTTTGGTTTCGATATCCAGGGTCAACTGCTTGACGCCCTGCCCTTTATCATGACCGTCGTGATCTTGGCCGGTTTCGTCGGCAAGGCCATTCCACCGCGCGCAGGCGGCGAACCATATGTCAAAGAGCGCTGACCTTGCCGCCCTGATCCGCGCCCGCGCGGGTGATGCACCGGTGCAGGTCGGGCTGATCCTTGGGTCCGGCCTTGGGCATCTGACCGGTGCGGTGGACGGCGTGGCAATCCCATATGGTGACCTTGACGGGTTTCCCCACGCAGGTGTCAGCGGGCACAACCCCAACCTTGTGATCGGCAATCTTGAGGGCGTGCGCGTGGCCGTCTTTGGCGGGCGGGCGCATTACTACGAAAGCGGGCGCGGCGATGCAATGCGCCTGCCGTTGGAGGTGCTGCACGACTTGGGCGCGGACACGCTGATTGCCACCAATGCCGCCGGATCCATGCGCCCTGATATGGTGACCGGTTCAATCATGTGCCTGTCTGATCACATCAACTTTTCCGGGTTGAATCCGTTGATCGGAGAACCGACCGATGCACGCTTTGTGCCAATGAAAGACGCCTATGATCCGGGCCTCCGCGCCGCCCTTCGCGCCGCCGCCACTGCTGAAAACACCGACATGGCCGACGGGATTTATGCGTGGTATTCCGGCCCGTCCTTTGAAACCCCTGCCGAAATTCGCGCAATCGCGATGTTGGGGGCAGACGCGGTGGGCATGTCCACCGTCCCCGAAGTGATCCTTGGGCGGTTCCTTGGCCTGCGCTGTGCCGCAATTTCCACCATCACCAATATGGCGGCGGGCATGAGTGACGAAAACATCAGCCACGACCACACCAAGGCGATGGCCCCGATCGGTGCCGCCAAGCTGGAAAAGGTGCTGCGCCGCTATTTGCGCGACCGCGAATAAATCCAGATCGGACCAAGGCATAGGTCCACAGGCCGAAAGCAGCCCTATTTTCCGGTATTTGACGCCTGCGGCATTTGACTTGCTGGCCAAAGCGGCGTTTTCTAGGTAAGCGGCCTTAGCCATCGCCGGACCCGGTAACCTATGCAAATTTACCTTCCCATTGCCGAAGTATCGGTCAACGCCTTCCTCCTGTTGGGGTTGGGCGGTATGGTCGGGATTTTGTCGGGCATGTTTGGCGTGGGCGGCGGCTTTCTGATGACGCCGCTGTTGTTCTTTATCGGCATCCCCCCGGCCGTGGCCGTTGCAACCGAAGCAAACCAGATCGTTGCATCGTCCTTTTCCGGTGTGCTGGCACATCTCAAACGCAAAACCGTTGATCTGCGAATGGGCACGGTGTTGCTGATAGGCGGGCTTGTCGGCGCGGCCCTTGGGGTTGTCGTGTTCAATTACCTCAGGTCGCTTGGCCAAGTCGATTTGCTGGTAAAATTAAGCTATGTGCTGTTTCTTGGCATCGTTGGCGGGCTGATGTTTCTGGAAAGCCTGCGCGCGATCCGGCGCAGCAAAAAGACGGGCGCGGCCCCGGTCCGGCGCAAGCACACATGGGTGCATTCGCTGCCGTTCAAGATGAAGTTCCGCGTGTCGGGGCTTTATATCTCGGTGATTCCGCCACTGATCGTCGGGGTTTTGGTGGGTATCCTTGCAGCGATCATGGGTGTCGGTGGCGGCTTTATCATGGTTCCCGCAATGATCTATTTGCTGGGCATGCCCACCAAGGTTGTTGTCGGCACCTCGCTGTTCCAGATCATTTTCGTCACCGCCTTCACCACCCTGCTGCACGCAACGACCAACTTTACCGTCGATATGGCACTGGCGGTACTGTTGCTGATCGGCGGCGTGATTGGCGCGCAGATCGGCACGCGCATCGGCACACGCATGAAAGCCGAACAGCTGCGTATCCTGCTGGCGATCATGGTGCTGGCGGTCTGCGGCAAGCTGGCGTTTGATCTGCTGGTCATGCCATCGGAGCTTTATTCCATTGGCGAAAGCGAGCATTCATGATCCGGCTTGTCGCCCTTTTGATTGTGCTTGCTCTGCCCGCCAAGGCCGAAGAAGTCGTGCTGGGTCTTAGCAAAGACGCCGTTGCAATCACGGCAACATTTGACGGCTCGGACATTTTGCTGTTTGGCGCGGTCAAACGCGAAAGCCCGATCGATCTGGCAAGCGACCTTGAGGTCATCATCACCATCGCCGGGCCGACTGTCCCTGTCACGGTCCGCCGCAAGGAACGCCGCCTGGGCATTTGGGTCAATACCGATGTCGTAGAAATTGACGCGGCCCCGTCTTTCTATGCCGTCGCGACCACTGCCCCCCTGCGCGAAATCCTGACCGACGTCGAAGACCTGCGCTACAAGATCAGCATCCCGCGCGCGATCCGGTCTGTCGGCGCGCCGATGGGCGTGACAGATTCCGAAAATTTTACGACCGCGTTGATCCGCATCCGCGCGGGCAACGACCTATATCAGGTCCGCGAAGGCATGGTCGACCTTGAAGAAAGCACGCTGTTCAGCGCCGCGTTCCGCCTGCCAGCCAACCTTACCGAGGGCGACTATAACGCCCAGA
This portion of the Octadecabacter sp. SW4 genome encodes:
- a CDS encoding sulfite exporter TauE/SafE family protein; this encodes MQIYLPIAEVSVNAFLLLGLGGMVGILSGMFGVGGGFLMTPLLFFIGIPPAVAVATEANQIVASSFSGVLAHLKRKTVDLRMGTVLLIGGLVGAALGVVVFNYLRSLGQVDLLVKLSYVLFLGIVGGLMFLESLRAIRRSKKTGAAPVRRKHTWVHSLPFKMKFRVSGLYISVIPPLIVGVLVGILAAIMGVGGGFIMVPAMIYLLGMPTKVVVGTSLFQIIFVTAFTTLLHATTNFTVDMALAVLLLIGGVIGAQIGTRIGTRMKAEQLRILLAIMVLAVCGKLAFDLLVMPSELYSIGESEHS
- a CDS encoding purine-nucleoside phosphorylase, producing MSKSADLAALIRARAGDAPVQVGLILGSGLGHLTGAVDGVAIPYGDLDGFPHAGVSGHNPNLVIGNLEGVRVAVFGGRAHYYESGRGDAMRLPLEVLHDLGADTLIATNAAGSMRPDMVTGSIMCLSDHINFSGLNPLIGEPTDARFVPMKDAYDPGLRAALRAAATAENTDMADGIYAWYSGPSFETPAEIRAIAMLGADAVGMSTVPEVILGRFLGLRCAAISTITNMAAGMSDENISHDHTKAMAPIGAAKLEKVLRRYLRDRE
- a CDS encoding TIGR02186 family protein, encoding MIRLVALLIVLALPAKAEEVVLGLSKDAVAITATFDGSDILLFGAVKRESPIDLASDLEVIITIAGPTVPVTVRRKERRLGIWVNTDVVEIDAAPSFYAVATTAPLREILTDVEDLRYKISIPRAIRSVGAPMGVTDSENFTTALIRIRAGNDLYQVREGMVDLEESTLFSAAFRLPANLTEGDYNAQIYLTRNGIVVDEYETVIPVKKVGLERWLFNLAHEKPLIYGLMSLAIAIAAGWGASAIFTALRR
- a CDS encoding ABC transporter permease; amino-acid sequence: MDLLFNIQVWDSTIRLATPLLLACLAGLFSERSGIFDIGLEGKMLAAAFLSAAVAYTSGNAWIGLLAGIGASMALAALHGMASITFRGNQLISGVAINFLAAGLTVVVAQSWFSQGGRTPQLAGGARFEPIELPFAAALADVPMVGPVYADLISGQTILVYIALLCVPATWWLLYRTRFGLRLRAVGENPAAVDTAGVSVVGLRYAAVMICGVLCGIAGAYLATALQAGFTKDMTAGRGYIALAALIFAKWRPWYALSATILFGYLQAIALRPDLIEKTFGFDIQGQLLDALPFIMTVVILAGFVGKAIPPRAGGEPYVKER